In Parasegetibacter sp. NRK P23, a single genomic region encodes these proteins:
- a CDS encoding sodium:solute symporter gives MSSIDWFVLVATLAAIILYGLYKSKTTRNLDGYFLSNRSMPWYLVMLSIMGTQASAITFLSAPGQAYTDGMRFVQYYFGLPLAMVLIAASFVPVFHKLKVFTAYEYLEQRFDLKTRAFTSFLFLLQRGLSTGISIYAPAIILSSLLGWNIYWTNIVMGGVLIVYTMTGGARAVAYTQQLQFLIIFAGMFFAGYMVVKMLPEGVGFADALHVSGKLGKLNVITSGTKTGGGFDWSDRYNIWSGIIGGFFLALSYFGTDQSQVGRYLTAKSLAESRTGLLMNGLVKVPMQFLILLVGALVFTFYQFYTPPIFFNKVQTDKVAAAPAYKDSFNLLEQKHIAIAEEKQSAVRLFTDALHREDSVLMNQTAGQLRVLNAQSDTVRQQFTSILKKTPGADANDTNYIFLRFVIDYLPQGLIGLLIAVIFMAAWGSIAAALNSLSSSTMVDFHKRFSAKKERLEGAALDEKEYKWSRRYTLFWGIFCIIVAQFSNRMGSLIEAVNVLGSLFYGVILGIFLVAFYVKKVGGNAVFTAALVVEAGIIWMFFFTKLGFLWLNLVGAVAVVALAWMLSLFMGERRVAPVVMNDAPSR, from the coding sequence ATGAGCAGTATCGATTGGTTCGTACTGGTAGCCACCCTTGCCGCCATCATTCTGTACGGTTTGTACAAAAGCAAGACCACACGCAACCTCGACGGCTATTTCCTGAGCAACCGGAGTATGCCCTGGTACCTTGTGATGCTCAGCATCATGGGCACACAGGCCAGCGCCATAACTTTTTTATCCGCGCCCGGACAGGCTTATACCGATGGTATGCGCTTCGTCCAATATTATTTCGGCCTGCCGCTGGCGATGGTGCTTATCGCAGCGTCTTTTGTGCCCGTATTCCATAAACTAAAGGTGTTTACCGCGTACGAGTACCTTGAACAGCGCTTCGACCTGAAAACAAGGGCATTCACATCATTCCTGTTTTTGTTGCAGCGCGGACTTTCCACCGGCATCAGCATCTATGCACCGGCAATTATCCTTTCCTCTTTATTGGGGTGGAACATTTACTGGACCAATATCGTTATGGGCGGCGTACTGATCGTGTACACGATGACTGGTGGGGCAAGGGCCGTAGCCTACACGCAGCAATTACAGTTCCTGATTATTTTCGCGGGTATGTTTTTCGCGGGGTATATGGTGGTGAAAATGCTGCCCGAAGGCGTGGGGTTTGCCGATGCGCTGCACGTGAGCGGGAAACTGGGTAAACTGAATGTGATCACCTCCGGAACAAAAACCGGTGGCGGATTCGACTGGAGCGACCGTTACAATATTTGGAGCGGCATCATCGGCGGTTTCTTCCTGGCGCTGTCTTATTTTGGGACCGATCAAAGTCAGGTGGGCAGGTACCTGACCGCGAAATCACTTGCGGAAAGCAGGACCGGTTTGCTGATGAATGGCCTGGTAAAAGTACCAATGCAGTTCCTGATCTTATTGGTAGGCGCGCTGGTATTTACTTTTTACCAGTTCTATACGCCGCCGATCTTTTTCAATAAAGTGCAGACGGATAAGGTAGCCGCAGCCCCGGCTTACAAAGATAGTTTCAACTTGCTGGAGCAAAAACACATCGCGATCGCGGAAGAAAAACAGTCTGCGGTCCGTTTATTTACGGATGCGCTTCACCGTGAAGATTCCGTTCTGATGAACCAGACCGCGGGCCAGCTCCGGGTGCTGAACGCACAATCGGATACCGTGCGACAGCAATTTACTTCGATACTCAAAAAAACGCCCGGTGCTGATGCGAATGATACCAACTACATCTTCCTCCGCTTTGTGATCGACTATTTACCGCAAGGCCTGATTGGCCTGCTCATCGCCGTTATATTTATGGCCGCCTGGGGCTCCATCGCGGCCGCTTTGAATTCGTTGTCGTCCTCCACAATGGTGGACTTCCACAAAAGGTTTTCCGCGAAGAAAGAACGGCTGGAAGGGGCTGCGCTGGATGAGAAAGAATACAAATGGTCCAGAAGGTATACGCTTTTCTGGGGCATCTTCTGCATTATCGTGGCGCAGTTCTCCAACAGAATGGGCAGTTTAATCGAAGCCGTGAACGTGTTGGGGTCGTTGTTTTACGGGGTGATACTCGGTATTTTCCTGGTGGCTTTCTATGTGAAAAAAGTAGGTGGCAACGCGGTATTTACCGCCGCGCTTGTGGTGGAAGCGGGTATCATCTGGATGTTCTTTTTTACGAAGTTGGGTTTCCTGTGGCTGAACCTGGTAGGGGCCGTAGCGGTGGTGGCGCTGGCCTGGATGTTGAGTTTGTTTATGGGGGAGCGGAGAGTTGCTCCGGTGGTTATGAATGATGCTCCATCGCGCTGA